CATAAGCCAGCCATGCGGTCCAAGGAAGCTCGCAAAGACGCTGCAGCTGTGCATGCAGCGGTTAGAAGGGCTGGAGACGGGCTCGTTCAAGCCCGAGGAGACGAGGTGGGTTGAAATGCCCGAGTCTTCCCTTCTGAATCTGGATATTGGACCGAGAGATGCGCCGGGGGATCGGATGAAGATTAGCAAGAGACATACTTTGCAACATGTCGGGAATCAGGATAGTTATACGTCTGGGGAGACTCGGCCTGGGATTGTTCGGTGGGATacgtcttcttcgacgagggCTGATACGCCGGGATCGGAGACGGGTCCGGTGCCTGAAGAGGTTTATGGTGTAGATGGAGGTGAAGGGATAGGACGTGACCGTCTGTCCGTGTTACTTGTCGAGGACAATCCTGTTAATCTCCAGATCCTCATAGCGTATGTCGGCAAAGAAGGCTGGACGACTGAGACGGCGACGAACGGGCTGGAGGCAGTGGAGAAATACGAGGCGAACCCTGGAAAGTTCGCAATGATTCTAATAGGTGTGTCCTATATAAATCCCCTATCACTTTGACGCGTGATTAATAAGATATGGTAGACATCTCCATGCCGGTCATGAACGGCTTCGAAGCCAGCCGCAGGATCAGGCAGTTCGAGCGCGAATACTACGACGCGAACCCCTCCGCAAGGCCGTCCTGGCACCCGACTATCATCACTGCCTTGACGGGACTGGATAGTGCAGATGCCCAGCAGGAGGCCTTTGCGTCTGGGATCGATATCTTTCTGACGAAGCCAATTAGTCGCAAGAGAATACGGTCGTTGTTGGCCAGGTGTGGGGTTACTTGAGTAGATATTtgtataaaataaaaataaaaagattaaCATTCATATTAATGTATATTCCCTTCAAATATACTTAACCCTATTTCATGCCCAGGTCCAATGAATACGCAATATATTGTCCGACTCTCCCTGCTCAGGTCTGTACGGGAGTTGTCAAAATACAACAGTGAGCCATGAACTCAAGACCTCTGCAGCATCAGAGGGACTTTTCGTTTTGGCACCCAGAACTAGCTGAAATCGTCGTGCAAGTCCCAGGCATCGGCCCGTACCTGCAACGATGTTCCCAGCTAGGATAGCGGAGCATCAATAGTAACAGGATCTGCTCCCCGGATCGGGATGCAGATCAAGCATTCATGCAGAGCGAACTTAGGCCGGCAACCTGCGAAAATCAGAACTGGTGAGCAAGATGCCAGCAGCTGGCTTTAATTCTTGGTGGGTGTTATATAACATACCGGAATAGTGCAGCACTTCGCGGGTTTAGCCTCAGAACCACAGATTGTCTTGAAATCATCAACGCTAGTAGGCTGAGAACTGGGGGGGCTGCAGTCAAAGTCCGCTGTACCGAGAACATCAATACTGCAGCATTGAGGATTCCCGTAGAGAGTTCCGGGACAAACGTCGTTGGCGcgcggctggagaggaaCTGCAGAAGCCACGATGGCTCCGACAGAGACAGAAACAATAGCTTGCAGAAGGTTGACCATTATTGTGGTAGAGGATGAAACAAGAAGCTTGGAGCTGGAATGAAAGAGACTTGAGGAGTGGAAGCACTGTATTTATACTGCATGCCGGCGACTTCTGTCACTCGTACTTCCCACGATGCGAATGCATTATTGACGCCACGATTCTGTGAAGAGAGCAAAACTCGTCTGACTTGCTGCTTTTGGCAGGATACAGAAGATCTTGGCCCGCTGCAGCTGGTTACGTGCCGATCACTCTTCAGGATCTTGCACTATCAATCATAGATCCGTTTACTGTGGAGATGGCGATTTCCTTCAGCCCTAGCGATCTGTCTATTTGCTGCTAGTTATTGCAATATTGAGCCTTCGGCTGCAGTGGAGCATCAATGGAAACATGATGAATTATTATACGAATCTATTATTCAGACAGAAACAGCCATTGACCTTGTAGATATATCCCCTCCCTAAGGTACCATTCCACACGTGCAGTGGTATGGCCAGATATGGACTCGATGACGTCGACAGAAGAATGGTGCGGCTGTCCAAACGCCCAATGACCAAGTCTTGCCTGGCCTATTCTGCTGGGTTTGAAAATTTAATATCAGTAAAAATACCTTTTATTGTTTCCAGATTTAAACTTCGCAATCCCAACTCCGGTCCCGTATCCATATAGGTCATACCTCGTAACCCCCCAATGCGGGcatccaacaaccccagaccaTATTCCCAGTCCACGAACAACAATCCCGCAATACTCGTATTCGTTTCTGGAACTCGTATACTAGTAATGAAGACCGATAACGGGTGTTCGGAAGAAAACCCTCGGAGGTGCATGTCCGAGGATGATCTCCGAGGCCGAGTGGAGTATAAATATACGATTCAAGTCTCAGTATCCAGTATTTAGTACATAAACTAAACCATTAATAATTACGCATACGCATTCATTCACAATGACAAAGTCACAGCCATTAAGGGTCGTCATTGTCGGCGCTGGCTTTGCCGGTCTCACGGCTGCTATTGcgctggggagggaggggcATCGGGTTGTGGTATGTCTCTATCTTAAAAGCTGTGTTAGGCTACTGTGGAATTGAATTAATAAGGAAGAATGCAGGTGCTGGAAAAGTCCCGCTTCAATAAAGAAACCGGGGCTGCGATTAATTCGGCGCCGAATTGTACCAAGATGCTAGAGTGGCTTGGTGTCAACGTGAAGGAGCATGGTGGGACTTTGCTGGGAGAGGTGAGACTGTTTAAACAATGGTATCTGTGAATATATGCTCACGGTATTAGATGTGTCGATATGACCATGAAGGGGAATGGAAGTACTCCCAGGAATTTGGCCCTGTTCGGCAGTCATGGCAGGCTGTATGTCCTATTTAACATTTTAAGTGAAAGCCTAACAGGATATAGGAATACTACTTTATACACAGAGCCGATCTACATACCGCCCTGAAGCAGCAAGCCCAGAAGGTAGCGACAATCCATACCGGGTGCAGAATTGTCAGCGTCGGCGTGTCCAGCGATAACCCCTCTGTCGTGCTCGATGACGGGCGGGTCTTTGCGGCTGATTTATTGATCGGTGCTGACGGTCTTCATGTATGATTCTAACTTGgtgggagaaagaggtagaGTGCCAGGCTAACACTGATAGTCCGTCGTGCGCAAGCAAATCGCACCCAGCTCGTCGCAGCCCTATCCTACAGACAAAGCCTGCTTCCGGTGGCTTCTCCCAACAAACGAGATTCGAACCCTTGACGTGACCAAGAATATTATCCAGCCCGGGCGATTCATAGAGTGGACCTCAGGAACAacaaggctggtggtgtaTCCTTGTTCAAACAATGAGGTTCTCAACCTGTGTGCCTTTATACCTACGGCGCAGGTTGAGGCTGCAGGAAACGGTATTTACCATTGACCCCAGGAAAAAGGCATTAACTAACCAACCGGGTGAAAAGCAAGCAGTAGAGAAATCGTGATGAGAGAGTTTGACGAGTATTGTCCTACCGTCCAGAAGCTCGTCGAAAGCACCGACGAAGGCTTGAAGGCCTGGCAGTTATACGACATGGACCCTCTACCACGCTGGGTCTCTCGACGCGCTGCTTTGATCGGGGATGCAGCTCACCCATTCCAACCATGTAAGCTAGCTTCGTCTTTACCTGCCTGGTTGTTCTAGGTACTAACAAGATAGTCCTCGGCCAAGGAGGCGCAATGGCGATCGAGGACGGCGTTTCACTGGCAACTTTCTTGCCCCTGGGCACGGCCCCGAGCGAGATACCAGGTCGTCTAGAATTGCATGAGAAAGCGCGTCGCCCGAGGGTCGAGATGGCGCTGAAGTACACTCGGATGAACGcgggagatgaggatggctCATCGGAGCGTCGTATCACTGGTGAGCGGCACAATACATTGACAAGTACAGTAACTAACTCAGTGTAGCAGCGGAGATGATAGGATTTATGGGGGCTCTTTTCTCGCATGATGAATTGGTGCATTCAGAAACTATTCTGCAGGAAAGCCTGGTTGGTAGTGGTTCCAATACTTAACACCGCGCCGAATCCGCGGACAGATGGTGTACATGAGATATCAAGTCTGTCAACTGGGTTGCTGCAACTGCGTAGTTATCAATAGTACGTTGGGGCTGAGGGACATGGGCTTCAACCGGACGCCATCTAGAGTGCATCTTATTTCTGCCATTGTCTCCCGGTAAGCTGTAGAAATGTCATTGCAAAGCTTTGTGGAATCATAGAAACACATGTTTAGACCAAGGCGCCCAACATCTCCCTGTACTCTTCTCGCTCCggttcagcagcagcttcctTAGCACGTCGGTCCGCCTGGGTATTGCACTCTCTTGGAATACGCCAGAACCTGACCTTCATTCCGTAATGATGGAACCTTTCCGCTTCGTCGATTAGACACTCCCAGAGATCACGATTCTTAACAGAGGCCCCTGCGCTTGTCTTCCAGCCATTCCGGGCCCACCCACGTATCCAGGATGTCGCGCCGTTGACCATATACGCGGAATCCGTGGCAATAACGAGAGTATCGAACCCTTCACCGGGCCAGAACCGGAATCGCAAGGCGGCGAGCGCAGCACGTAATTCCGCGCGGTTGCTCGTCTGTGGGTGTCGCTCACCAGTAGGCCCCTTCTTTTCAAGACGCATTGCGACGTGCGCAACGACCTCATGCGTGGAGGCAGGCTTGAAAACGAAACTACAACCAGCCCTGGGGTTGACCTGACCGTTGTTTAAACATGCGCCGTCCGTGTAGATGAGGAATTGGGAGCTATCAGTACGATTGATAAACCGGTGCACAGGTGGAGTGGCCTTGTAATTCATCCCCGGCACGAAGAGTGACTGGGGAGTATCGGTTGTTTGAGGAGGCTT
This is a stretch of genomic DNA from Aspergillus puulaauensis MK2 DNA, chromosome 8, nearly complete sequence. It encodes these proteins:
- the HYD5 gene encoding fungal hydrophobin (COG:S;~EggNog:ENOG410PRB3;~InterPro:IPR010636,IPR036686;~PFAM:PF06766;~SECRETED:SignalP(1-20);~go_component: GO:0005576 - extracellular region [Evidence IEA]), which encodes MVNLLQAIVSVSVGAIVASAVPLQPRANDVCPGTLYGNPQCCSIDVLGTADFDCSPPSSQPTSVDDFKTICGSEAKPAKCCTIPVAGLSSLCMNA
- a CDS encoding uncharacterized protein (COG:C;~EggNog:ENOG410Q1S7;~InterPro:IPR036188,IPR002938;~PFAM:PF01494;~go_function: GO:0071949 - FAD binding [Evidence IEA]); amino-acid sequence: MTKSQPLRVVIVGAGFAGLTAAIALGREGHRVVVLEKSRFNKETGAAINSAPNCTKMLEWLGVNVKEHGGTLLGEMCRYDHEGEWKYSQEFGPVRQSWQAEYYFIHRADLHTALKQQAQKVATIHTGCRIVSVGVSSDNPSVVLDDGRVFAADLLIGADGLHSVVRKQIAPSSSQPYPTDKACFRWLLPTNEIRTLDVTKNIIQPGRFIEWTSGTTRLVVYPCSNNEVLNLCAFIPTAQVEAAGNASSREIVMREFDEYCPTVQKLVESTDEGLKAWQLYDMDPLPRWVSRRAALIGDAAHPFQPFLGQGGAMAIEDGVSLATFLPLGTAPSEIPGRLELHEKARRPRVEMALKYTRMNAGDEDGSSERRITAAEMIGFMGALFSHDELVHSETILQESLVGSGSNT
- a CDS encoding uncharacterized protein (COG:L;~EggNog:ENOG410PQK2;~InterPro:IPR012337,IPR002156,IPR036397;~PFAM:PF00075;~go_function: GO:0003676 - nucleic acid binding [Evidence IEA];~go_function: GO:0004523 - RNA-DNA hybrid ribonuclease activity [Evidence IEA]) produces the protein MSFRPDSSVELPSGGLVCNAHHLRICGICTVDYNFMDDMTDHADEPVSGLESSQGPAAIINPNLDGPPPGPTAESGRFFPTPFKPPQTTDTPQSLFVPGMNYKATPPVHRFINRTDSSQFLIYTDGACLNNGQVNPRAGCSFVFKPASTHEVVAHVAMRLEKKGPTGERHPQTSNRAELRAALAALRFRFWPGEGFDTLVIATDSAYMVNGATSWIRGWARNGWKTSAGASVKNRDLWECLIDEAERFHHYGMKVRFWRIPRECNTQADRRAKEAAAEPEREEYREMLGALV